The genomic window AGAGGCTGAGTTTCTCCACTGCTAGGATAGGTTTGGGGTAGATAAAGTGTAAAGGTGCTTCCCTGGCCTAGTTGGCTAACAAGTTCTAAGCTACCGCCTAACATCTGCGTTAGTTCGCGGCTAATGGACAAGCCTAAGCCTGTTCCTCCGTACTTACGACTGGTTGTACCATCTACCTGCTGAAATGCTTCAAATACAACCTGTTGCTTTTCGGGTGGAATACCAATACCTGTATCACTAACAGCAAAGGCAATCATCTGATTGTCAGTATTGAGTGCAGCCATACTAATTGTTAAAGTTATGCCTCCCTTTTCAGTAAATTTAAAGGCATTAGATAAAAGATTCTTGAGTATTTGTTGCAAACGTTTGGCATCACTCACAATTGTTGGAGGCAATTGATCATCTAGTTGAATATCAAAACTCAATCCTTGATTGTAAGCAACTTGAGAGAAACCACGTTCCAGATAATTATATAAATCTACAAATTTAATTGCCTCTAAATCTAATGATAAAGTCCCAGATTCAATCTTTGCTAGGTCTAAAATGTCATTAATTAACTCTAATAAATCAGTGCCAGCAGAGTATATAGTTTGACTGTATTCTATTTGTTTACTAGTTAAATTACCTGCGGTATTATCTGCTAAAAGCTTGGATAAAATCAATAAACTATTTAGTGGTGTGCGTAATTCATGAGACATATTAGCCAGAAATTGAGATTTGTATTTAGAAGATAAGAACAATTGCTTGGCTTTTTCTTCTAAAGACTGTCGAGCTTTTTCAATTTCTTGATTCTTGCGGGCTACTTCTTGATTTTGTACTTCTAGTAATTCAGCTTTTTCTTCAAGTTCTTCATTAAGCTGCTGTAATTCTTCATTTGACTGTTGTAATTCTTCTTGTTGCTGTTTGAGCAGTAATTCTGACGTTTCTAATTCTTGTGTCTGCTGTTCTAAAAGTTGGTTATTCTGTTTTAGCTCATTAGCTAAATCTACAGATTCCTCTAGTAACTTTTGAGTTTGTAAGTTAGCAGCAATATTATTTATAAATACTCCAATGATTTGACAAAATTGGTCTAAAAATATCAATTGTAATTCCTTGAATTTCCCTAAAGAAGCAAGTTCGATTACCGCCGTTACTTTGTTCTCAAATACGACAGGTAATACAATAATATTCAGAGGTAAAGACGAACCCAAACCCGAACTAATACAAATGTAATCCTGAGATACTTCTGTTAATAAAATTCTTTGTTTTTCTAAGGCACATTGTCCTACTAGTCCCTCACCCAAACGAAACTGGTTAGCTAGCTGTTTACGCTCGTTATAAGCATAGCTACCTAACATTTTTAGTATAGGCTCTTGCTGCATTTCATCCATTATGTAAAATACACTTTGTTGTGCGCCAACCAGTGGTGTAAGTTTAGATAAAATCAACCTTGATACGCTTTCTAGTTGGCGTTGTCCTTGGAGCATTTGAGTAAATTCAGCCAAATTAGACTTGAGCCAATTTTGCTCTTCATTTTTTGTGGTGCTGATTTGCAGATTTGCCACCATTTGGTTAAAGGTACGCGTCAATACACCAATTTCATCTAGGCGATCGTTATTTGGTAAACTGACTGATAAATCTCCACTAGCCATTCTTTCTGATGCCTCAGAAATTCGCTTTAGTGGGGTAGAAATATGGCGAGTCAGCAAGAACCCAACTAAAGCCAATAAAAAAGATACTAAAGGAATACTATAAGTGATGCTAGTGAGTGTCCGATTAGCAGCAATCTGCGCTTGATTTGTTCGTAACTCTAATAGTCTCAATTCCTCTGCTTTCATTATTTGACTCAGGTTACTGATTTCTACCATCAGTTCTCTTCCCTCATCTGTAAGCATGGCTTGACGAGCCGCATCTAATCCTTTTTCTTCCCGTAGATCAATCACTTTTTTCATAATAGTGATTCTTTGATTGATTAGTGGCTGTAACCTATCAAAACGATGCTGTTGCTGGGGATTATCTAGAGTCAGATTTTCAAGTTCGGCAATTTTTTTATCCAGCACTTTTGTAGCTGCTATATAAGGTGCTAAATAACTCTGTTCTCCAGTAAGAATATAACCTCTTTGTCCAGTTTCAGCTTTATTTAATTGAGTGCTTAGTTCTTCTATTTTACTAAGTACATTATATGTATGTTTTTCTTTAAGTGAAGCTGCTATTAGTTCTTTGGTACTTTTGTAAGATATCAAACCTATTGTACTCAATATTAATAAACTCAAGGCAAAACCTGCTCCAATTTTAGAGCCAATTTTAAGGCGGTTTAACATTATTACTGGGGACGTTTTACTTACGATAATTTTGCTCAGATGTGAAAAATTATGATTGAATATAGCAATTTTATTTAACTCATCAAACTGCATTGCTCCGATTTTTTTGAGAAACTAAGGTCATTAGCTCTTGTCTAGCAATGCTAGTGGAAAGCTAATATTTTACTTTGCCAAGTACCATAGAAAACAAATACTTATATTTACCCTTTACATTTTATTGTAATTAAAGCTACGAAGTTTATTGTAATCATTAGGGGTTGTTGAGAAACAACCTTATGTTAACTAAAATTTCGTGCTGAAGTATAAAAAATTGAGGTGTTTCATATGTCAGGTAATTTTTACGTGTTTATGTCAAGAGTTTTAGTAACTTTTATAGCTAGTATATTAACACTATCTCATACCTCAACAGCACAATCTACTGTAGATTTAGTGCCAACAACGAGTCCAATACTATTAGCTAAGACTCGTTTTATTTCACCTTTGGAACAACAGGTAGTTAAAGAAATGAACAAAGTCAGAACAAACCCCAAGGCATATATTCCCATCATAGAAAATTATAGAAAACGCTTTCAAGGCAATCGCGTGAAACTTTCCAGTAATACCTATCTTGTCACACAAGAAGGAGTCAAGGCTGTTGATGAAGCGATCGCTTTTCTCAAGTCAGTCCTTCCTGTGGGAACATTAAGGATATCTAAGGGAATGTCTTTAGGTGCTAGAGATCACATTAAAGATCAGAGTGCAAAAGGCACAACTGGTCATAATGGTAGTGATGGTAGCACCCCTTCCACTCGCATTAATCGTTATGGTAGGTGGCAAACTACAGCAGCCGAAAATATTAGTTACGGCCCTAACACTGCCCAAGATATTGTGATGCAATTAATTATTGATGATGGCGTACCATCACGGGGTCATCGCACCAATATTTTTAATGGTAATTTTAAAGTGACTGGTGTTGCCTATGGCACTCACAAGGTTTATAGAACAATGTGTGTAATTACTTATGCTGGAGGCTACATAGAAAAATAGCTGTGGCATTGAGGATTGCACACAGATGATATACTTTTCAAGATATTCGCCATCCGCGTAGCTTCTCGTAGAGCAGGTGAAATCCTTCCCTGGAATGGGTCTAGGGTGTAGGGAAGAATTAAGTATATAGGAAGATAAATCATGTCAGGACTTCGTATCCTTCATTTAGTTGGGTCTGCATATAATGATTTTTATTGTGATTTGTCACGCCTTTATGCTCAAGACTGTCTGACAGCAACAGCAGAGCGATCGCGCTATGACTTTCAGATTGCATATGTTACACCTGATCGCCAGTGGCGATTTCCTATTTCTCTCAGCCCAGAAGATATCTCTGTTGCTAAACCGATGAATCTGTTTGATGCGATAGAGTTGATCACAGCGCAAAACATTGACCTTGTGTTACCGCAAATGTTTTGTATTCCGGGAATGACTCACTACCGGGCTTTATTCGACCTGCTGAAGATCCCTTATATCGGCAATACTCCAGATATTATGGCGATCGCCGCCCACAAAGCTAGAGCTAAAGCAATTGTTAACGCAGCAGGCGTAAAAGTGCCTCATGGAGAACTACTCCGCCAAGGAGACATTCCGACAATTACACCTCCAGCGATCATTAAACCTGCAAGTTCCGACAACTCTTTAGGGGTAGTCTTAGTTAAAGATGTTACCGAGTATGATGCTGCTTTGAAAACAGCATTTGCATATGCTTCAGAGGTCGTCGTAGAAAAATTCATCGAACTCGGTCGAGAAGTCAGATGTGGCATCATCGTTAAAGATGGGGAGTTAGTAGGTTTACCTCTAGAAGAGTATTTGGTAGACCCCGACGAAAAACCCATTCGTAGTTATGCTGATAAACTCCAACAAACAGATGATGGTAACTTGCTTTTCGCCGCTAAAGATAATCACAAATCCTGGATTGTAGACCCTAACGACCCAATCACCCAAAAGGTTCAGCAAGTAGCTAAGGAGTGTCACAGGGCTTTAGGTTGTCGCCACTACAGTTTATTTGATTTCCGCATCGACCCACAGGGAGAACCTTGGTTTTTAGAAGCTGGTTTGTATTGTTCTTTTGCCCCTAAAAGTGTGATTCCCTCTATGGCGAAGGCCGTAGGAATTTCTTTACATGAGTTATTAATGACGGCTATTAATGAAACTTTGGACAAGAATAAATTTAATTTGCAATGATGCTCCCACCCTGCTACGCTCTAAGCGCAGCTATGCCGCAGGCTTTACGCAATTAAACTTTGCCTTTTTTTAACCCTATCGGTGTACAGATATAGAGACGTACATTTTGTCCACCCTACGTCCGCAAACTGCTGTCCACACCGTGAAGCTAAGTATATCTTAATAATTAGCTCCCAGTTATGAAATTTCTGAAGCAGAAACTGCAATTGCGGCAACTTATACCCGGAATAGCACCAAAAATTTCGGAAACCTTGACACAAACATACAATATCTCCCCATTAGAACAACTAGTTGTAGAGGAAACGAACAAAGTACGCACCAATCCCCAAGGATATTTACTTGTATTGGAAAATTATCGTCGGCGGTTTCAGGGAAGTAAAGTTAAACTTGGCGATCATGTTTATTTACAAACTCAAGAAGGAGTGAAAGCAGTAGATGAGGCGATCGCTTTTCTTAAGTCTGCTCATCCAGTAAAATCATTGACTATATCTGAAGGTATGTCTTTGGCTGCTAGAGATCACGTCCAAGACCAAGGAGCAAAAGGTGCTGTAGGTCATGATGGTAGCGATGGTAGTAACCCCTTCACTCGCATGAGTCGCTACGGTAATTGGCAAGTGACAGCCGGGGAAAATATTAGTTATGGTTCTCACACTGCCCAAGATATTGTCATGCAATTAATTATTGATGATGGAGTGCGATCGCGCGGTCATCGCACCAATATTTTTAACCCCGCTTTTCAGGTGACAGGGGTAGCCTTTGGTATTCACTCCACATATAGGCAAATGTGTGTGATTACCTACGCCGGGGGATATACATCAAACTTACTTTGATGGAAAATTCGTATAATCGTTGTGTCTGTAGTCTGCTATCTATGAGAAATTCTCTATAGCAGCACCAATATTGCTCAAAATCTAACCACAATGCCTGATAGTTCTAAAAAAGCTGTAAACCTCAAAGTTGATATTCAAGGTGAAGGATTTCCGATTTTGTGTTTACACGGTCATCCTGGCTGTGGTCGTAGTCTTTCTGTATTTACCAATCATTTATCAAAACGCTACCAAACTTTTGCTCCAGATTTACGTGGATATGGCAAAAGTCGTTTTCAGGGCAATTTTGCTATGCAGGATCATTTAAGTGACTTAGAAGCCCTGATAGACAGTTTCCAGATGGAAAAATGTCTAGTGTTGGGATGGTCATTAGGTGGAATTTTGGCAATGGAGTTGGCTTTGCGCTTACCACAACGTGTTACAGGGTTAATTTTGATAGCCACAGCCGCCAGACCTCGTGGTAATCATCCGCCCATTACTTGGCAAGATAACCTTTACACAGGTGTTGCTGCCCTTTTGAACGCTGTTAAACCTGGCTGGCAATGGAATATTGAGACTTTTGGTAAGCGATCGCTGTTTCGTTATCTCATCCAACAACATACGCATACAGCATATAATTACATTGCCCAAGAGGCCGTACCAGCTTATTTGCAAACTTCAAAATCTGCCACTCACGCCCTTTATAGTGCCTTACGTTTGGGATATAACCGACTAGAAGACTTGGAGCAAATTGGTTGTCCTAGTCTGGTACTTGCTGCCTCTCAAGACCGTCACATTACAGCCGATTCCAGCTTAGAAACGGCTCAACACCTCAAAAATAGCCAGTGGCAATGCTACCCTAACACGGCTCATCTTTTTCCCTGGGAAATACCCCAGCAGTTACTCGGCGATATTGACAGATGGTTAGCAAATTATCCCCAAGTAATGAGTAATGAGTAATGAGTGCTGAGTTACGCAACTGGCATATTTTTTATGTAGGGGAGGCAAAAAGCGGTGTGGATTTTCCTCCCGCTTTATTGCCGTTGTGTGACGCTGCGAAAGTATTGGAACGTAGTTATCAGACTTATAGCGTCACGCACCAGCCATCGATTGTGACACTTGCGTAAGTCCTGTGAGTAGTGAGTAATGTTAGCGGTAGCGCGGCGTTGAACAGCGTGCTGAGTGTTGAAAGGTGACACTCACCAAACACCTCGCGCCGTGGAAGCCCCTGGCTTTAGACATGGGGGTAAGGCGCAGGCGAATTTATTCGCCGTTACATTATCGCCTTGGGGTTGCTTATTCGGTGTACCTTTGTTTTGTACTTTCAACGGGACAGTTACCGTTTCAAATTTGACAACCCTGTACGCATAATGTTTTGCTCCAAAGAGCCTCCCTTACGGGGTAATGTTAGCTTCGCCAAAGTTATCGGTCGGTAACTATCCAAATTGCACTTCCTTAACCCCTATTAAAGATGTTTAACAATTTGGTTTTAGAGCAGGGAACTAGCTACGCATCCCCTGGTAAGTTCTTGAACACTTGCCGATAACGGAGTTAGTTAAAACTTAGGCTGGTCAGATTAGGGCTTTTTCAAGCCCCCGCTTTTAGGCGTGGGGTTTCTGACTCATTAGTCAGCAATCTCTTATATATAAGTAAAACATATAAAATATATTGCACTTTATATGTCAACTCTTGTTGGACAATTAGTTACAAAATCGTTACAATAATTCATATAAAGCAATAACTTGATCTGACAAACTAAACACTCACTCAACTGGTGATCATTACCTAAAAGAGTGCGGTGGAGTCAACTGAGTAGAAAGGGTTATCAACTCAGTTGTCACCAAAATCAGAAATGTTTCTTGTGCAGTTAGTTCATAAAGGCTTAATTCGGTATTGGTTTCTTCCATTGACATTTGGACTTCTCCTAATCACCTCGGTTTAATTACCGAGGTTTTTTGTTGATTTAGCAGAAGATATATCTTAATAAGTTTTTACTTTTTTGGCAATATAAGTTAAATTATCTGCCTGCTATATAAAAATCAGAAGGATTTTACAAAATAAATCGAATATTTGTGATTAGTGTTTTTTAAACTCTAGATAAAGGAAATATTTCAAGACTTATATTTAATATTTTACAAAAGCGATCGCACCTCAATATGGAAATGATATTTCTTTCCTATGTAGTATTTTATTGATTCAATGTGAAGTAACAGGATCAATCAAATAATCATACTCTTTTAAAATTGGTAAATTTACCAGTTTTTGTCAGTATTTTTCACATATCCTTAGTTTATCCTGATCAGTTCCCAATATCAGTGAACCCATTATTTATAACTCTGTTGATGTGTAAATCTTAGAAATTTTAAATAAAAACCAGGAGTTTTACATATAAATATATGGAAACAGAGACAGTCGCACTGATTTTAATTGTGGATGATAATCTGGATAATTTGATAGTTTTGTCCACCTTATTAACAGACTCAGATTTTAGAGTTTTGACAGCCACCAGTGGACAAGATGCCTTTCAGAAACTAGATCATATTACTCCTGACTTAATTCTACTAGACGGAACTATGTCTGAAATCGATGGGTTTGAACTTTGTTATCGGATTAAAAATAGTCCGATATTGCAAGAAATTCCCATAATTTTAATGATCGCTAGTAATGAGATACAAGGTAGATTTACGGAATTGAATTTGGAATCACTTGATTATATAAATAAACCATTTCTGCCAACAGAGCTTTTAATACGTATACGGTTGAATTTGCAGCTACTAACCTTAACTCGCTCTCTTTATGAAAAAAATAATCAACTTAATCAAGAAATCGTAGCTCGTCAAATAGCAGAAGCCCAAACATACCAACTCAGCCAAAACTTAGAAGAAAGAGTAATTGAGGAGACTCAAGAACTGACCTTAAGAATAAATGAGCTACAAGCACGAGAGAAGAAACTAACCTATGCAGCTTTTCATGATTCGTTAACGGGATTATTTAATCGTGCTTGGTTAATGCAATATTTATCAGAAATCTTTGATCAGCAGCAACCACAACATGGATATGCAATTCTATTTTTGGATCTAGATCGTTTTAAGAGTGTTAATGATTATCTGGGACATCTTGTTGGTGACAAGTTACTGCAACAAGTTGCTCATCGTTTAAAAAATTGCATATCTCAGAGCGATAAAATCGTTCGTTTGAGCGGAGATGAATTTTTAATTTTCCTTGTCAATCAAGATGGGGTTCAATCAGTTGAGATAGTTGCAAACTTTATTCTGCAACAATTGCATATACCCTTTAATATTGACACATATCAAATTTCTATCGGCGTTAGTATTGGTATTTTGCCCTCTACTCTCAGCTATCAACAACCAACTGATATTCTCAGAGATGCTGATGCAGCAATGTACCAGGCTAAACGAGCCGGAAAAGGTTGCCATATAGTCTTTACCTCAGAAATGCAGCAGCAAACATTGCAGCGTATCCAGCTAGAAAGTGAACTACGTCAAAGCATAGAGAAAAATGAGTTTTGCCTTTACTATCAACCCATATTTTGTTTGACTTCTCAAAAGCTAGTAGGCTTAGAAGCTCTAATTCAGTGGCAACACCCACAAAAGGGAATAATTTCACCAGATAAATTTATCACAATTGCTGAAGAGATGGGTATAATTTCAACTTTAGACTTGCTATCATTACAGCTAGCTTGTCAGCAACTATATCGGTGGAAACAAGAATTTTCAATTGCTGATTCACTTGTAATACATATTAATATATCTACTGTACAACTGCAACAGTTAGATTTAGTAGAACAAATTAAACAAATTCTCAGTGAGAATCAGATATCACCCTCAGCGATGAGGTTAGAAGTTACAGAGAATGCTTTCATTAAAGCATCTAGCATTGTAAATCAAGTCTTAGAAAAAATTCATACTCTTGGTATAAAACTATGTATAGATGATTTTGGTACTGGATACTCTTGTTTTAGCCAATTGCATACATTTCCTGTTGACACACTCAAAATAGATCGTTCATTTACTAAGAATTTAGATGATGGGATTAAAAGCACAGCTATTGTGCAGAATATGATTTCCTTTGCTAATTCTCTAGGAATTTCTGTTGTAGCAGAAGGTATTGAAACTCAAAAGCAGTTAGAAAATTTAAAAAAATTGGGCTGTCAATTTGGACAAGGTTATTTATTCTCTCGGTCTTTACCTAGTGAACAAGTTACTAGTTTGTTAAAATCACAAAAATTTTGAATCCCCAAATAAATACCCCTGTCACCGTTCTCTTTCCCTACTGGACGCTCCGCGAACAGAGATGCTATCGCGTAGCTTGCTTCCCCGGAGGGGTAAGACTGACGCTCACGGAGTGTTCCGAAATCAACCCATAGCGTCCCGCAGGGAAGCCTGTCACCTATCCCCCGTGTTTCTTCAGACTTATAAAAATGTGATTATATCAAAAACTCATCTAATGGTAGATACGTAGAAAAATTTTATATGACATAATTGCAGCTAGATAATCAAAACAAGCAATCATAAATACGTAATATTATGGCTCGGTTAACTCAAGTTATTCAAAACACATTTATTCGTTTAATAGCTTTCTTCTCGGTTATTTTTAAAAAAATTTGGAATTTAATTAGCCGTTTATTTAATGCTTTTGCTAATTTATTTGGCTTGAATAAGACGAGTTATTTTTTAGAATCTGAAGCAGTACAAAGTACAAATAAATATTCAGATACACAGTCGATAAAAACGCAGGTAGATACTAAGTCAGAAATCTCTAATACTGGTCGTCGCCGTCCTAATGCCAAGATGGACTATTACATAAAAATGGCACGTGAAATTCAAAACAAATAGTTGAAGTTAAATATACCAATTAGACATTTCTAGAAATGAAATATGCGTTATCCAGAAATCTTGTAGAGACGTAGAAATGCTATGTCTCTACATTTTTTTCAGTAATTTTTATCGGAATTGGGGAGTAGTCAATGCTGATTAAAGCTATCTTTCCACACCCCTCCTCAACTGGCTCTAATTCCACGACATGGGAGATAAATGTAACTCGCTTGATTCCAATGTGGTGAGGTAGTATTTAAACCATTGACCTGCTAATCGCCCTACCTCTTCAATTGCACCAGGTTCTCCAAACTGGTGAGTTGCGCCAGGAATAAGGTGTAGTTGTTTGTGTTGTGCAGAAATTTGCGCGATCGCATCTTCATTCATGGCTATGATAGGGTAATCATTTTCACCCACAATTAACAAAGTCGGTGCTTGTACGCAGGGTAGGGCTGCACTTACTAAGTCAGTTTGTCCACTACGAGAAACAATTGCTTTTACAAGCATTGGACGTGCTGTAGCTGCTAATAATGCTGCTCCACTACCTCTATTTACGCCAAAGTAGCCGACTTTGAGATTCTGGGTAGCGGGGTTTTCAGATAGCCAATCTGTTACGTCTACTACCCGTGCTGCTAAAAAATCAATATCACAGCGAAAATGCTGGGTACGCTGGTCTATTGCTTCCTCTTCTTTAGTTAGTAGGTCAATCAAAAAAGTTGCTAGTCTTCCTTGTTGACGCAAGAGATGAGCAAGATAGTGGTTGAACGTGCTGTATCTACTGCTACCACTGCCTTGAGTAAATAGTATAATTCCCTCTGCATCTGTTGGTATAACTAGCTCTCCCTTAAGACGGATTGATCCTAGTTCCAGAATGACTATTTGTTCTTCAACGTTCAATAGTTGGATTTTATTCATTGCTATATCTTAAAAATGGGTTGAGTCAGGGTTTAGAGATAATTTCTGAGGAACTCCCACACCAGTTACAATAGTGATTAGATGAAATCTCTCTCATTTCATTAATTGATGAGTCAAAATGACTCAAGCAAAGTTCAATTCACACAATTATCAAGGTGCTACAGAATTGTGATTTTATTTTCAACTTATAACTAAAGTTTGAAGAGCTTGTGATTCCAGACTAAAGACTCTTGCTGACTTAACAAAAATCAAGAAAATACGTGTTAAATTTTTCAGTCTTTTATTTGCTCTAGACTTAATCTTTGTCTATATTAGCCTTGTATGATAAATTAATTCAACTATCAAATTTAAGAATAATCATTAGCAAATATCTAAAAATTCTTCGTTTATATCTCAATGAATGCAAAATGATACTAAAATATCATTTTTATTAGATAAATCTGGTGACACTTATCTACTCAAAAGCTTTTTAAGTAAAATAGGAGACTATTAACTATGTATCACCGAATTTTAGTTGCTATCGACCAATCGGAAATGGCTGAATACATTTTTGACCAAGCTGTATTTTTAGCTAAATCGACTGATGCAGAAATGATGTTGCTTCATGTTCTCTCTCCATTGGAAGACCCTTATCTCAGCCCTATATTTATGCAGCCTGATACTATATATCCAACTGTGCCACCCGAACGGATGGACAGCTATATTCAACAGTGGGAAAAACTCAAACAAGAAAGACTAGAATGGTTGCGATCGCTAACTAATAAAGCTATCAATGCAGGGGTAAAAACTGGGTTTACTCAAAATATGGGTGATGCCGGTCGGATTATTTGTGAAGTTGCTCGTAGTTGGCCGGCTGACTTAATTCTGCTTGGTCGTCGTGGTCGCGCTGGACTGAGTGAGTTTTTCTTAGGTAGTGTGAGTAATTATGTGATTCATCATGCTTCTTGCTCAGTTATGGTCATCCAAGGCAAAATGCCTAGTACAACTGAACTTCTTCAGTAAGAAGACATAATTAACGCTTAATTGAATCAAAGGGCAAGTTCTCCATATCAGAATTTGTCCTTTATTTATTTTAAGAGCCAATAAAAAAAATCTTCATAATACTTTACAAGAGGGTTACTTTATCAGTACAACTGGTAAAATGAGTTTTAAATTTTACAATAATCAAGCCACCTCTTAGTTACTTTATTACTATGGAAACACTAGCTTATTTGCATCTAGCCGAGAGTTATGAAGGATTCGCCAATTCAGAACAGCAAAGTCTCACTGATGCTGATTTGTGCTTTCTGGAACTAGCATGGATCAAGAACCACAGTGGAGTTTTAATACTAGCTCTTTCCTTGGCAATGGGTTCTTTAAGTGTATCGAACCCAGCGATGGCTCTCAAAAGAGGTCATAGAAGCCCTCAAGTGATATCTCTTCAGCAAAAACTGCAAGAGGCTGGGTACTTTCAATCCAAACCGACAGGATATTTTGGCTCTGTCACAGAAACCGCAGTAATCAAATTTCAGCAAGCTAATGGCTTAAAGGGTGATGGAATTGTTGGGTCTAAGACACTGGCGGCTTTAGAATCTAGTTCTGGTTTAGGTGTATCAGCCTCATCAAACACCGAACCTAGCACCCCTTCTTCTATTGTTAATGATCCTCAATCACAGGTAACATCAAAGCGATCGCTAAAAAGAGGCGACAACAGTTATCGTGTGATGTCCCTACAACGGAAATTGCAAGATGCTGGATACTTTAATGCACCCATCACAGGTTATTTTGATGAAGCTACCCAAGCAGCAGTTATCAAATTTCAACAAACTAAGAGACTAACTATTGACGGTATTGCCGGGAAACAAACATTATCAGCACTAGAATCTAATTCTGGAGAGTTCAACGCTGCGCCTTTTTTGGCAACTTCTCCCGAACCTAAAATAACAGATAACTCTCCACAGTTAAAGAATCAAGTCGAAATCGAACAGCCACCAGCGAAAGTTTCCCGTAGTCCGCAAAAAATGAAGCTGGTAAAAACCATCTCTTCTAGTAAAATTTCGCCAAAATCGGTGGTTTACTCAGGTAATGGCCTATTTTTTGCCCAGAACATGATGTATAACCACTCCATCACTGTCTATGACCGGAACTATAAATTAGTTAAAGTGATTCCCGATGAAGTAGATTTATCAAAATATGGTTATGCTAAAAAACCAGGTAAATTTAGAGGCGCACCCGTTGAGGCGAGTTTTTCCCACAATGGTAAATATGCTTGGGTGTCTAACTATCAAATGTATGGCCCTGGTTTTAACAACCCTGGTAGTGATAAATGTCATCCATCTCAAAAAACTGACAAGAGTTTTTTATATAGAATTAATACAGATACTCTAGATATTGATAGAGTTATTCAAGTTGGTTCAGTCCCTAAATATGTAGCCACTTCAGCTGATGAGCAACTGATATTAGTCAGCAATTGGTGTTCTTGGGATTTAAGTATTGTCGATGCCAATCAAAATCGGGAAATCAAACGAATTAAACTAGGCGCATACCCTCGCGGAATTGCCGTTGATGCCAAATCTGAAAAAGCCTATGTTGCTGTGATGGGTTCTCAGAATATTGCTGAAGTTGATCTAAAAGACTTTTCCGTCGGCTGGCTGAAAAATATAGGCAGTTCACCACGCCATT from Nostoc sp. UHCC 0870 includes these protein-coding regions:
- a CDS encoding alpha/beta fold hydrolase, with the translated sequence MPDSSKKAVNLKVDIQGEGFPILCLHGHPGCGRSLSVFTNHLSKRYQTFAPDLRGYGKSRFQGNFAMQDHLSDLEALIDSFQMEKCLVLGWSLGGILAMELALRLPQRVTGLILIATAARPRGNHPPITWQDNLYTGVAALLNAVKPGWQWNIETFGKRSLFRYLIQQHTHTAYNYIAQEAVPAYLQTSKSATHALYSALRLGYNRLEDLEQIGCPSLVLAASQDRHITADSSLETAQHLKNSQWQCYPNTAHLFPWEIPQQLLGDIDRWLANYPQVMSNE
- a CDS encoding GGDEF/EAL domain-containing response regulator yields the protein METETVALILIVDDNLDNLIVLSTLLTDSDFRVLTATSGQDAFQKLDHITPDLILLDGTMSEIDGFELCYRIKNSPILQEIPIILMIASNEIQGRFTELNLESLDYINKPFLPTELLIRIRLNLQLLTLTRSLYEKNNQLNQEIVARQIAEAQTYQLSQNLEERVIEETQELTLRINELQAREKKLTYAAFHDSLTGLFNRAWLMQYLSEIFDQQQPQHGYAILFLDLDRFKSVNDYLGHLVGDKLLQQVAHRLKNCISQSDKIVRLSGDEFLIFLVNQDGVQSVEIVANFILQQLHIPFNIDTYQISIGVSIGILPSTLSYQQPTDILRDADAAMYQAKRAGKGCHIVFTSEMQQQTLQRIQLESELRQSIEKNEFCLYYQPIFCLTSQKLVGLEALIQWQHPQKGIISPDKFITIAEEMGIISTLDLLSLQLACQQLYRWKQEFSIADSLVIHINISTVQLQQLDLVEQIKQILSENQISPSAMRLEVTENAFIKASSIVNQVLEKIHTLGIKLCIDDFGTGYSCFSQLHTFPVDTLKIDRSFTKNLDDGIKSTAIVQNMISFANSLGISVVAEGIETQKQLENLKKLGCQFGQGYLFSRSLPSEQVTSLLKSQKF
- a CDS encoding threonine dehydratase, with the protein product MARLTQVIQNTFIRLIAFFSVIFKKIWNLISRLFNAFANLFGLNKTSYFLESEAVQSTNKYSDTQSIKTQVDTKSEISNTGRRRPNAKMDYYIKMAREIQNK
- a CDS encoding dienelactone hydrolase family protein, translating into MNKIQLLNVEEQIVILELGSIRLKGELVIPTDAEGIILFTQGSGSSRYSTFNHYLAHLLRQQGRLATFLIDLLTKEEEAIDQRTQHFRCDIDFLAARVVDVTDWLSENPATQNLKVGYFGVNRGSGAALLAATARPMLVKAIVSRSGQTDLVSAALPCVQAPTLLIVGENDYPIIAMNEDAIAQISAQHKQLHLIPGATHQFGEPGAIEEVGRLAGQWFKYYLTTLESSELHLSPMSWN
- a CDS encoding universal stress protein, with the translated sequence MYHRILVAIDQSEMAEYIFDQAVFLAKSTDAEMMLLHVLSPLEDPYLSPIFMQPDTIYPTVPPERMDSYIQQWEKLKQERLEWLRSLTNKAINAGVKTGFTQNMGDAGRIICEVARSWPADLILLGRRGRAGLSEFFLGSVSNYVIHHASCSVMVIQGKMPSTTELLQ
- a CDS encoding peptidoglycan-binding protein — translated: METLAYLHLAESYEGFANSEQQSLTDADLCFLELAWIKNHSGVLILALSLAMGSLSVSNPAMALKRGHRSPQVISLQQKLQEAGYFQSKPTGYFGSVTETAVIKFQQANGLKGDGIVGSKTLAALESSSGLGVSASSNTEPSTPSSIVNDPQSQVTSKRSLKRGDNSYRVMSLQRKLQDAGYFNAPITGYFDEATQAAVIKFQQTKRLTIDGIAGKQTLSALESNSGEFNAAPFLATSPEPKITDNSPQLKNQVEIEQPPAKVSRSPQKMKLVKTISSSKISPKSVVYSGNGLFFAQNMMYNHSITVYDRNYKLVKVIPDEVDLSKYGYAKKPGKFRGAPVEASFSHNGKYAWVSNYQMYGPGFNNPGSDKCHPSQKTDKSFLYRINTDTLDIDRVIQVGSVPKYVATSADEQLILVSNWCSWDLSIVDANQNREIKRIKLGAYPRGIAVDAKSEKAYVAVMGSQNIAEVDLKDFSVGWLKNIGSSPRHLNIDPTDKYLYASLNGEGKIAKISLSQRKVIDKVITGKTPRSMVLSDDGQLLYVVNYKEHTVSKVRTSDMKVLQKVNVDAHPIGITYDPQTREVWVACYSGNIMIFQD